The DNA sequence CTTGTCAACTGCTCGTTGAGCAATTTCAGGACATCGGGATCGCCTTGCATGGACCTCTCCTCACGACCGGATGGGCGGCTCGGGTCTCACTGTTTGCCGTACCCATGCAATCTAGCTGCGTTTACCGCCGACGGCGACCCGCTTTGCTTGATAGCGGCGTGTTTTGGCGAGACTGGGCATCCGCGGCGGGTTGCTGCGCGCCTCGTGTGCCGGGTTCTCTGGACTGCCTGTCCTAAGTAAGGTTAGACTCCACTAACATGCGGACACGGACCTCTGACAGGCGGGAAACAATGGGTGAGCACGGCCTTCACTCATTTATTCTCGCGTGCGATTTCCGTGTCGATGATCCCGAGCGCATGTGGACGTGGCTGAAAAAGCAGAAATCCGGTTTGAATTCGATCGGTGCGCACCATGTCGTGATCTACAGATCGATTTGGGAACCAGGCCGAATGCTGACGACGATCGGTATCCGCAATCCGAGTTCGGTGCGGGAGGTGCTGCGTTCCCCCGCCATATTCGAATGGTTCGACATATCGGGAGTTCAGGACATTCCGCCGGTGTTCGGCGGTGAGGTCGTCGAGAAGATCGACCTCGACGGCCCGTCGTCGGAGCGCCACGTCGCGGGCGTCATCGTCGGCGCGATGGCCGCCGTCGACGACGTGCAGGCGCTGATGGACAAGGTGCACGACGGGCTCGACCGATTCCGGGAGGCCGGCGTCCGCAAGGTGTGGGTCTACCGGGCCGTCGACGACGGCCAGGAAGTCATGATCCTGCAGGAGATCGACGACGAGCGACGCGCCCGGCAGTGGATCGACCATCCGGACGCCTC is a window from the Mycolicibacterium litorale genome containing:
- a CDS encoding fatty-acid--CoA ligase — its product is MGEHGLHSFILACDFRVDDPERMWTWLKKQKSGLNSIGAHHVVIYRSIWEPGRMLTTIGIRNPSSVREVLRSPAIFEWFDISGVQDIPPVFGGEVVEKIDLDGPSSERHVAGVIVGAMAAVDDVQALMDKVHDGLDRFREAGVRKVWVYRAVDDGQEVMILQEIDDERRARQWIDHPDASAEWMSRAGLGAYPTLFVGKLAHVMTVDDEE